One Halomonas sp. THAF5a genomic region harbors:
- a CDS encoding putative selenate ABC transporter substrate-binding protein, whose product MRWIAASAAALALLAQGAAADTFRFTAIPDEDQSRLVERFSKVADYLEERLDVEVEYVPVKSYGAAVTAFRNDQVQLAWFGGLSGVQARRLVPDSQAIAQGAEDAAFETYFIAHRSTGLEEGDALPDAVEDMSFTFGSKTSTSGRLMPEHYLRQRFGEAPDELFSRVGFSGDHSRTIALVEAGTYELGAVNYSVWDAAVEDGRVDTDQVQVIWTTPSYPDYQWTLRGDADERYGEGFSDRVREALLEMDDPELLDSFPRSAFIPADNAMYAPIEDVAEELGLLR is encoded by the coding sequence ATGCGCTGGATCGCCGCTTCCGCCGCCGCCCTCGCCCTGCTTGCCCAGGGTGCGGCCGCCGACACCTTCCGCTTCACCGCCATTCCCGACGAGGACCAGTCGCGTCTGGTCGAGCGCTTCTCCAAGGTCGCCGACTACCTCGAGGAGCGACTCGACGTCGAGGTGGAGTACGTGCCGGTGAAGTCCTACGGCGCGGCGGTCACCGCCTTCCGCAACGACCAGGTCCAGCTGGCCTGGTTCGGCGGTCTCTCCGGCGTCCAGGCGCGCCGCCTGGTGCCGGACTCCCAGGCCATCGCCCAGGGCGCCGAGGACGCGGCCTTCGAGACCTACTTCATCGCCCACCGGTCGACGGGGCTGGAAGAAGGGGACGCGCTGCCCGACGCGGTCGAGGACATGAGCTTCACCTTCGGCTCCAAGACCTCCACCTCCGGGCGCCTGATGCCCGAGCACTACCTGCGCCAGCGCTTCGGCGAGGCGCCGGACGAGCTGTTCTCCCGGGTCGGCTTCTCCGGTGATCACTCGCGCACCATCGCCCTGGTCGAGGCCGGCACCTACGAGCTGGGCGCGGTCAACTACTCGGTGTGGGACGCCGCCGTGGAGGACGGCCGCGTCGACACCGACCAGGTACAGGTGATCTGGACCACGCCGAGCTACCCGGACTACCAATGGACCCTGCGCGGCGACGCCGACGAGCGCTACGGCGAGGGCTTCTCCGACCGGGTCCGCGAGGCGCTGCTGGAGATGGACGACCCCGAGCTGCTCGACAGCTTCCCGCGCTCGGCCTTCATCCCCGCCGACAACGCCATGTACGCGCCGATCGAGGACGTGGCGGAAGAGCTCGGCCTGCTGCGCTGA